A single window of Mycolicibacterium madagascariense DNA harbors:
- a CDS encoding sugar-binding transcriptional regulator, whose amino-acid sequence MGPDELFQRAVIARRYYLEGRTRIQIAEEFGLSRFKVARMLDEALESGMVEIKIHNPGAIDVELSTALQRQYGLEHAYAVTADSTNVADHVESVARAMAELLQSILRDGDVVGVDCGRTLTHIAPYLTSLPRCDVVQLTGMAGAITFNGTDLVRRISEVSGGQSWPLYAPLVVPDARTAQSLGDNLQIRETTARQSGVSCAIVSVGAWSAGASQVYESLAAEETRALAEAGVCAETCALLLDADGNRVAGLDQRRMGIEEYVLRAIPTRIAIAAGKEKAAATRAVLESGLVSSLVTDIDIATAVLK is encoded by the coding sequence ATGGGGCCCGATGAGCTGTTCCAGCGCGCGGTCATCGCCCGTCGCTACTACCTGGAGGGACGCACCAGGATCCAGATCGCCGAGGAGTTCGGCCTGTCGCGCTTCAAGGTCGCCAGGATGCTGGACGAGGCCCTCGAGTCGGGCATGGTGGAGATCAAGATCCACAATCCCGGCGCCATCGACGTCGAACTGTCGACGGCGTTGCAACGGCAGTACGGACTGGAGCACGCCTACGCCGTCACCGCCGATTCGACGAACGTGGCCGACCACGTCGAGTCCGTCGCCAGGGCCATGGCCGAACTCCTGCAGTCGATCCTGCGCGACGGTGACGTCGTCGGCGTCGACTGCGGCCGCACGCTGACCCACATCGCGCCGTACCTGACGTCGCTGCCCCGCTGCGACGTCGTTCAGCTCACCGGGATGGCGGGTGCCATCACCTTCAACGGCACCGACCTCGTCCGGCGCATCAGCGAGGTCAGCGGCGGTCAGTCCTGGCCGCTGTACGCCCCGCTCGTCGTCCCCGACGCCCGCACCGCCCAGAGCCTCGGGGACAACCTGCAGATCCGCGAGACGACCGCCCGGCAGTCCGGCGTCAGCTGCGCGATCGTCTCGGTCGGGGCGTGGAGTGCGGGGGCCTCGCAGGTCTATGAGTCCCTCGCGGCCGAGGAGACCCGCGCCCTCGCCGAGGCGGGGGTCTGCGCCGAGACGTGTGCCCTGCTGCTCGACGCCGACGGCAACCGGGTCGCCGGCCTCGACCAACGCAGGATGGGCATCGAGGAATACGTGTTGCGCGCCATCCCGACGCGCATCGCCATCGCCGCGGGCAAGGAGAAGGCGGCGGCCACCAGGGCCGTGCTCGAGTCCGGCCTGGTGTCCTCGCTCGTCACCGACATCGACATCGCCACCGCAGTGCTCAAGTGA
- a CDS encoding SIS domain-containing protein translates to MSSDDTGLVDLAGAVLSRESAALAALVGTVESSVVAIARQMIDVTGKVVTTGSGTSGIMAERLAHLLSVCGTPALYLPSMDALHGGMGAITPSDLVVAISKTGQSQELVNLVQRLGQRGVHVVAVTESPESPFATAAGTVAQLPPTPSDADPGDMIAMASTLAVGAWCDAVAVVTMAMRGHTVGDVIDSHPAGGVGVRRRNPGDDAVPVVRGA, encoded by the coding sequence ATGAGCAGTGACGACACCGGCCTGGTCGACCTGGCCGGCGCCGTGCTGTCCCGCGAGTCCGCAGCGCTTGCCGCCCTGGTCGGGACGGTCGAATCGAGCGTCGTCGCCATCGCCCGCCAGATGATCGACGTCACGGGCAAGGTCGTCACGACGGGGTCGGGCACCTCGGGCATCATGGCCGAGCGGCTCGCCCATCTGCTCTCGGTGTGCGGGACGCCGGCGCTGTACCTGCCGTCGATGGACGCGCTGCACGGCGGCATGGGCGCCATCACCCCGTCCGATCTGGTCGTGGCGATCTCCAAGACCGGTCAGTCGCAGGAACTGGTCAACCTCGTCCAGCGGTTGGGGCAGCGCGGCGTCCACGTCGTCGCGGTCACCGAGAGCCCGGAGTCCCCCTTCGCGACCGCCGCGGGCACCGTCGCGCAGCTGCCGCCGACGCCGTCGGACGCCGACCCCGGCGACATGATCGCGATGGCGAGCACCCTGGCGGTCGGAGCGTGGTGCGACGCCGTGGCGGTGGTGACGATGGCGATGCGCGGCCACACCGTCGGCGACGTCATCGACAGCCATCCCGCGGGCGGGGTCGGCGTCCGCCGTCGCAATCCCGGCGACGACGCGGTACCGGTGGTGCGCGGCGCATGA
- the xylB gene encoding xylulokinase, which translates to MTTSAGVRTSLVPAVLGVDSSTQSCKVEIRDLGSGRLLGSGAAPHPPAFPPNSEQHPRDWVEAFIAAAGQAMARCVETPDVRAISVAAQCHGLVLLDEQGEVLRAAKLWNDTTGAANLAQLVERIGARRWVMRIGTLPTAAFTIAKLAWVAEHEPGLLDRVATVLLPHDYLTYWLTGERVTDRSDASGTGYFDATDGQWIPSYLDLAAGVRDWSAKLPTVLGPVDAAGTVRAAAATRLGIGTDVVVGAGGGDQHAAYLGLGLTDGDQYFSLGTSGVVATSSRGPVFDTTGAVDGVADMTGGYLPLMSTLNAARVVDRAAVLLGTDLAGISELALAAGPTQGPVLVPFLDGERTPDRPDARGMFADLTSQTTREELARAFVEGPLLSLLSGRDSLLACGVELGGAATVVGGGARSRATLQLLADLLDDEVTLPDVDEATARGACIQAAAVAVRADRAGLVELAKRWLPDARMRVAPRSHGRELSALRERWAALAASPLLDGGGPR; encoded by the coding sequence ATGACGACATCGGCGGGAGTTCGCACGTCCCTCGTCCCCGCGGTGCTGGGCGTCGACTCGTCGACGCAGTCGTGCAAGGTCGAGATCCGCGACCTCGGCAGCGGTCGGCTGCTCGGCTCGGGGGCGGCACCGCACCCACCCGCGTTCCCGCCGAACAGCGAACAACATCCCCGCGACTGGGTCGAGGCGTTCATCGCGGCGGCCGGCCAGGCGATGGCGCGGTGCGTGGAAACGCCTGACGTGCGGGCGATCTCGGTCGCGGCGCAGTGCCACGGTCTGGTACTCCTCGACGAGCAGGGCGAGGTGCTGCGGGCGGCCAAGCTCTGGAACGACACGACCGGTGCGGCCAACCTGGCCCAGCTCGTCGAACGCATTGGCGCCCGGCGCTGGGTGATGCGCATCGGCACGCTGCCGACCGCCGCGTTCACCATCGCCAAACTGGCGTGGGTCGCCGAGCACGAACCCGGTCTCCTGGACCGCGTCGCGACCGTTCTGCTCCCGCACGACTACCTGACGTACTGGCTCACCGGGGAACGGGTGACCGACCGCTCCGACGCGTCGGGCACCGGCTACTTCGACGCCACCGACGGGCAGTGGATCCCGTCCTACCTCGACCTCGCGGCCGGGGTCAGGGACTGGTCGGCGAAGCTGCCGACGGTCCTCGGGCCCGTCGACGCCGCCGGCACCGTACGAGCCGCTGCCGCAACACGTCTCGGCATCGGAACCGACGTGGTGGTCGGTGCGGGCGGCGGTGACCAGCACGCGGCCTACCTCGGTCTCGGCTTGACCGACGGCGACCAGTACTTCAGCCTCGGCACCTCCGGTGTGGTGGCGACGTCGTCCCGCGGGCCGGTCTTCGACACGACCGGCGCCGTCGACGGCGTCGCGGACATGACGGGCGGCTACCTGCCGCTGATGAGCACGCTCAACGCCGCGCGCGTCGTCGACCGCGCCGCCGTGCTCCTCGGCACCGACCTCGCGGGCATCTCCGAACTGGCGCTCGCGGCGGGTCCCACGCAGGGGCCGGTGCTGGTGCCGTTCCTCGACGGCGAACGCACCCCCGACCGTCCGGACGCCCGCGGGATGTTCGCCGACCTCACCTCGCAGACCACCCGAGAGGAACTCGCGCGCGCCTTCGTGGAGGGCCCGCTGCTGTCGTTGCTCTCGGGCCGGGACAGCCTGCTGGCGTGCGGCGTCGAATTGGGCGGGGCCGCAACGGTGGTCGGTGGGGGAGCGCGATCGCGCGCGACGCTGCAGCTGCTGGCCGACCTCCTCGACGACGAGGTCACCCTGCCCGACGTCGACGAGGCGACCGCGCGCGGCGCCTGCATCCAGGCCGCGGCCGTCGCGGTCCGCGCCGATCGCGCCGGACTGGTCGAGCTCGCCAAGCGCTGGCTGCCCGACGCGCGGATGCGCGTGGCCCCCCGCTCGCACGGCCGGGAGCTGAGCGCCCTGCGGGAGCGGTGGGCGGCGCTGGCGGCGTCGCCGCTGCTCGACGGTGGTGGTCCCCGGTGA
- a CDS encoding GolD/DthD family dehydrogenase, which translates to MTQSSTETIDFDFRQDGAVALVTGGASGIGAAIAAALWARGARIAVLDLNEAGAAEVAAGLPGSRGFACNVADPGSVTAAVDAVMAEYGQVDVLVNSAGIARLAPAEELSQSDWDSTIAINLTGTFLMCQTVGRHMLAAGRGAIVNMASQAASVAIDEHVAYCASKFGVVGITKVLATEWAGRGVRVNSISPTVVLTELGITAWDNPKGDALKKLIPTGRFAYPSEIAAAAVYLVSDAAAMVNGADLVIDGGYTIK; encoded by the coding sequence ATGACCCAATCATCAACGGAGACCATCGACTTCGACTTTCGTCAGGACGGCGCCGTCGCCCTCGTGACGGGCGGGGCGTCGGGAATCGGGGCGGCGATCGCGGCCGCGCTGTGGGCGCGGGGAGCCCGCATCGCCGTGCTCGACCTGAACGAGGCGGGCGCCGCCGAGGTGGCGGCCGGACTGCCCGGCAGCCGCGGCTTCGCCTGCAACGTCGCCGATCCCGGCTCGGTGACCGCGGCCGTCGACGCGGTGATGGCCGAGTACGGCCAGGTCGACGTCCTGGTCAACAGCGCGGGGATCGCGAGACTCGCACCCGCGGAGGAGCTTTCGCAGTCGGACTGGGATTCGACGATCGCCATCAACCTGACGGGCACGTTCCTGATGTGCCAGACGGTGGGACGCCACATGCTGGCGGCCGGTCGCGGCGCGATCGTCAACATGGCATCGCAGGCGGCGAGCGTGGCCATCGACGAGCACGTCGCCTACTGCGCCTCCAAGTTCGGCGTCGTCGGCATCACGAAGGTGCTCGCGACCGAATGGGCGGGACGCGGCGTGCGGGTCAACAGCATCTCCCCGACCGTGGTGCTCACCGAACTCGGCATCACGGCGTGGGACAACCCCAAGGGTGACGCCCTCAAGAAGCTCATCCCCACGGGGCGATTCGCCTACCCGAGCGAAATCGCCGCTGCGGCAGTCTATCTGGTGTCCGACGCCGCGGCCATGGTCAACGGCGCGGACCTCGTCATCGACGGCGGCTACACGATCAAGTGA
- a CDS encoding NAD(P)-dependent alcohol dehydrogenase gives MRASVMTGVGTLRIEDRPVPTPGPHEVLVEVAAVGVCGSDVHYYRHGRIGDFVVEQPMILGHELSGRIAAVGDHVDPTRVGQRVAVEPQHPCRRCRQCMAGRYNLCPYMEFYATPPIDGAFCRYVTIDAEFAHPVPDSMSDEAAALLEPLSVAVTTMRKAHVQPGSSILIAGAGPIGVICAQTARAFGAARIVVSDPLESRRDAVLRFGATEVIDPMVDDVAALDPQVDAFVDASGAAPAVVSGIKAVGPAGHVVLVGMGSGDFALPIGYIQNMEINVTGVFRYTDTWPAAIHLVSSGAVDLDGMVTGRYDLEHVGDALDSDTDPGSLKSIVVPK, from the coding sequence ATGAGGGCCAGCGTGATGACCGGCGTCGGCACGCTGCGCATCGAGGACCGTCCGGTTCCGACGCCAGGTCCGCACGAGGTGCTGGTCGAGGTCGCGGCCGTCGGGGTCTGCGGATCCGACGTGCACTACTACCGCCACGGCCGGATCGGTGACTTCGTCGTCGAGCAGCCCATGATCCTCGGTCACGAACTGTCCGGCCGGATCGCGGCCGTGGGCGATCACGTCGACCCGACGCGGGTCGGGCAGCGCGTCGCCGTCGAGCCGCAGCACCCGTGCCGCCGGTGCAGGCAGTGCATGGCGGGTCGCTACAACCTGTGCCCCTACATGGAGTTCTACGCCACGCCGCCCATCGACGGCGCCTTCTGCCGCTACGTCACCATCGACGCCGAATTCGCCCATCCCGTACCGGATTCGATGTCGGACGAGGCGGCCGCCCTGCTCGAACCGCTGTCGGTGGCCGTGACGACGATGCGCAAGGCACACGTTCAGCCGGGTAGCTCGATCCTCATCGCGGGTGCCGGCCCCATCGGGGTGATCTGCGCTCAGACCGCCCGCGCGTTCGGGGCCGCCAGGATCGTGGTGTCCGACCCCCTGGAGTCGCGCCGCGACGCCGTGCTGCGGTTCGGCGCCACCGAGGTCATCGATCCGATGGTCGACGACGTCGCCGCCCTCGATCCCCAGGTGGACGCCTTCGTCGACGCCAGTGGCGCCGCGCCCGCGGTCGTCAGCGGCATCAAGGCGGTGGGCCCGGCCGGGCACGTCGTCCTGGTGGGCATGGGTTCCGGTGACTTCGCGCTGCCCATCGGCTACATCCAGAACATGGAGATCAACGTCACCGGGGTGTTCCGTTACACCGATACCTGGCCTGCGGCAATACATCTGGTGTCCTCCGGCGCCGTCGACCTCGACGGCATGGTCACCGGTCGCTACGACCTGGAACACGTCGGCGACGCGCTGGACAGCGATACCGACCCGGGCAGCCTCAAGTCGATCGTCGTCCCGAAGTGA
- a CDS encoding sugar ABC transporter ATP-binding protein — translation MSSAILECADVTKSFGGVPVLKGITLDLEPGSVTALAGENGAGKSTLMKIVSGQYSADGGSVSVHGTHLAPGNPRDAVRHGVAIVPQELASIEDMTVYENLFVGRELTRGPFLNRRAMIAEAKETLSAFDVAISPTARMGSLPVGLRQIVEIVKAARTGAQVVMLDEPTSAISEREVEGLYGIVRRLRDHGVAMVYTTHKMAEIRAIADRVVVLRDGGLILDRPLAEVTDDDIVTAMIGRELDALFPSRVAPKADPVLEVRNLQVEGASGPVSFDVASGEIVGLAGLVGAGRTELLEAIFGARRTASGDIVVRGTHVKRNSPAAAITEGMAMVPEDRKISGVVLSMSVLDNGSLPRLSSFSVAGWLRSKARTKAVSDVMSSVRLRSSGMGQLVGTLSGGNQQKVVLARWLTGEVNVLLLDEPTRGVDVGARSEIYRIITEFAQAGMAVVMASSDMPEIIGLSHRAFVMRDGVFVGELDRAALDHPSVQESVFRMATALDGPTRDPDPAPPSTPTADERPDSPEAAS, via the coding sequence GTGAGTTCAGCCATCCTCGAATGTGCCGACGTCACCAAGAGTTTCGGCGGTGTGCCCGTGCTCAAGGGCATCACGCTCGACCTCGAACCCGGCTCGGTGACCGCACTCGCCGGGGAGAACGGCGCGGGCAAGTCGACGCTGATGAAGATCGTCAGCGGCCAGTACAGCGCCGACGGGGGCTCGGTGTCCGTGCACGGCACGCACCTCGCTCCGGGCAACCCGCGCGACGCCGTGCGGCACGGTGTCGCAATCGTGCCGCAGGAGCTCGCCTCCATCGAGGACATGACGGTCTACGAGAACCTGTTCGTCGGACGGGAACTGACGCGCGGGCCGTTCCTGAATCGGCGGGCGATGATCGCCGAGGCCAAGGAGACGCTGTCGGCCTTCGACGTCGCGATCTCGCCGACGGCCAGGATGGGCAGCCTGCCGGTCGGTCTGCGCCAGATCGTCGAGATCGTCAAGGCCGCCCGCACCGGCGCCCAGGTCGTGATGCTCGACGAACCCACGTCGGCCATCTCCGAGCGCGAGGTCGAGGGGCTCTACGGCATCGTCCGCCGACTGCGTGACCATGGCGTTGCCATGGTGTACACCACGCACAAGATGGCCGAGATCCGTGCCATCGCCGACCGCGTGGTGGTGCTGCGCGACGGCGGCCTCATCCTCGACCGGCCGCTGGCCGAGGTCACCGACGACGACATCGTCACCGCGATGATCGGTCGCGAACTCGACGCACTCTTCCCGAGCCGTGTCGCGCCCAAGGCCGATCCCGTGCTGGAGGTGCGCAACCTCCAGGTCGAGGGCGCGTCGGGACCGGTGTCCTTCGACGTCGCCTCCGGTGAGATCGTCGGGCTCGCAGGCCTCGTCGGCGCGGGGCGCACCGAACTGCTGGAGGCCATCTTCGGCGCCAGGCGCACCGCGTCCGGTGACATCGTGGTGCGCGGCACGCACGTCAAGCGCAACTCGCCGGCAGCCGCGATCACCGAGGGCATGGCCATGGTCCCCGAGGACCGCAAGATCTCCGGTGTCGTGCTGTCGATGAGCGTGCTAGACAACGGTTCTCTGCCACGCCTGTCGTCGTTCAGCGTCGCCGGCTGGCTGCGGAGCAAGGCCCGCACCAAGGCCGTGTCCGACGTGATGTCGTCGGTGCGGTTGCGCAGCAGCGGGATGGGACAGCTCGTCGGCACGCTGTCCGGCGGCAACCAGCAGAAGGTCGTGCTGGCCCGGTGGCTCACCGGTGAGGTCAACGTCCTGCTGCTCGACGAGCCGACGCGTGGCGTGGACGTCGGCGCGCGCAGCGAGATCTACCGCATCATCACCGAATTCGCGCAGGCCGGGATGGCCGTCGTCATGGCGTCCTCCGACATGCCCGAGATCATCGGGCTGTCCCATCGCGCGTTCGTCATGCGCGACGGGGTCTTCGTCGGGGAGCTCGACCGCGCCGCCCTCGACCATCCGTCGGTTCAGGAGTCCGTGTTCCGGATGGCGACCGCGCTCGACGGGCCCACCCGCGATCCCGACCCAGCTCCACCATCAACCCCCACGGCCGACGAGCGGCCTGATTCACCGGAGGCAGCATCGTGA
- a CDS encoding SDR family NAD(P)-dependent oxidoreductase: protein MTTRSPFDLTGRTALVTGGNQGLGRAFAFGLAEAGATVAISGRSGERNEKVVAEAAAAGHQMHPITADITRQADVERMTTEAVDALGHVDILVNNAGTCYHAESWDVTEQQWDDVFDLNVKALWACSLAVGAHMRERGSGSVVNIGSMSGLIVNRPQMQPAYNASKAAVHHLTKSLAAEWAPLGIRVNAVAPGYCKTEMAPVDRPDLKRYWIDDAPQQRYALPEEIAPSVVFLASDAASFITGSVLVADGGYTAW, encoded by the coding sequence ATGACCACCCGTTCCCCGTTCGACCTCACCGGCCGCACCGCGCTGGTGACCGGCGGCAATCAGGGCCTCGGTCGGGCGTTCGCGTTCGGCCTCGCCGAAGCCGGTGCGACGGTGGCGATCTCGGGCCGCAGCGGCGAACGCAACGAGAAGGTCGTCGCGGAGGCGGCCGCCGCCGGACACCAGATGCACCCGATCACCGCGGACATTACCCGGCAGGCCGACGTCGAGCGCATGACGACCGAGGCCGTCGACGCCCTCGGGCACGTCGACATCCTGGTCAACAACGCGGGCACCTGCTATCACGCCGAGTCGTGGGACGTCACCGAACAGCAGTGGGACGACGTCTTCGACCTCAACGTCAAGGCGCTGTGGGCGTGCTCGCTCGCCGTCGGCGCCCACATGCGCGAGCGCGGCTCGGGATCGGTGGTCAACATCGGCTCGATGTCGGGTCTGATCGTGAACCGGCCGCAGATGCAGCCCGCCTACAACGCCTCCAAGGCGGCGGTGCACCATCTCACGAAATCGCTTGCGGCCGAATGGGCTCCGCTCGGCATCCGGGTCAACGCGGTGGCGCCCGGGTACTGCAAGACCGAGATGGCGCCGGTGGATCGCCCGGATCTCAAGCGGTACTGGATCGACGACGCCCCGCAGCAGCGGTATGCGCTACCCGAGGAGATCGCGCCCAGCGTGGTCTTCCTGGCCTCGGACGCTGCGTCGTTCATCACGGGATCGGTGTTGGTCGCCGACGGGGGGTACACCGCATGGTGA
- a CDS encoding LacI family DNA-binding transcriptional regulator: MAVGIREVAAAAAVSVGTVSNVLNAPERVAPATVARVHAAIAKLGFVRNDAARQLRAGQSRCVGLLVLDVGNPFFTDVARAAERRAAQGNLVVLLGTSDDDPQRERAYLDVFEEQRVFGLLISPVGEDLDRVLALHARGVPVVLVDRDGAGTPLSSVAVDDVAGGRLAVGHLCERGRTRIAFVGGPMGLRQVSDRLAGARTAVAHAPGVTLDVVATDEPSVLAGRAAGEQLCGRSAARLPDAVFCANDLLAIGMLQALSRHGVRVPEDIALIGYDDIDFARSASVPLSSIRQPSADIGATAIELLLEAVEGGAREPRHVVFGPRLVARASTLT, encoded by the coding sequence GTGGCGGTCGGAATCCGGGAGGTCGCCGCGGCGGCGGCGGTGTCGGTGGGCACGGTCTCCAACGTGCTGAACGCGCCGGAGCGGGTGGCTCCCGCCACCGTGGCACGGGTGCACGCCGCCATCGCGAAACTGGGCTTCGTGCGCAACGACGCCGCCAGGCAGCTGCGGGCCGGCCAGTCGCGGTGCGTGGGTCTGCTCGTCCTCGACGTCGGCAACCCGTTCTTCACCGACGTCGCCAGGGCCGCCGAACGCCGTGCGGCGCAAGGCAATCTGGTGGTGCTGCTCGGCACCTCGGACGACGATCCCCAACGCGAACGGGCCTACCTCGACGTCTTCGAGGAGCAGCGGGTGTTCGGGCTGTTGATCTCCCCGGTGGGCGAGGACCTGGACCGCGTGCTCGCGCTGCACGCCCGCGGCGTTCCCGTCGTGCTGGTCGACCGCGACGGCGCGGGCACCCCGCTGTCCTCGGTCGCCGTCGACGACGTCGCGGGCGGGCGCCTCGCGGTGGGCCACCTCTGCGAACGCGGTCGCACGCGCATCGCGTTCGTCGGTGGTCCGATGGGCCTGCGCCAGGTATCCGACCGGTTGGCCGGGGCCAGGACCGCGGTCGCGCACGCCCCCGGCGTCACGCTGGACGTCGTCGCCACCGACGAGCCCAGCGTGTTGGCGGGACGGGCGGCGGGGGAGCAGCTGTGCGGCCGTTCGGCGGCACGGCTGCCCGACGCGGTGTTCTGCGCGAACGACCTGCTGGCCATCGGAATGCTGCAGGCGCTGAGCCGGCACGGGGTGCGCGTGCCCGAGGACATCGCGCTGATCGGGTACGACGACATCGACTTCGCGCGGTCCGCGTCGGTGCCGCTGTCGTCGATCCGTCAGCCCAGTGCCGACATCGGGGCGACCGCGATCGAATTGCTGCTCGAGGCCGTCGAGGGGGGCGCCCGCGAGCCCCGTCACGTCGTGTTCGGCCCGCGACTCGTGGCGCGTGCCTCCACGCTCACTTGA
- a CDS encoding zinc-dependent alcohol dehydrogenase, whose product MVNPPQPGANRRVVVNAIDDVRFETVPEAAPAAGEVRVRGTAVGICGSDTHAACGQHPFIDLPYRPGHEVIGIVDAIGDGVADRWLGTRVVVEPNLACGHCAQCRAGRYNICRELLVLGCQTPGGLADSFTVAADRLVALHPDLDDDHAILIEPLATPVHAVRRAAEAVGDLRDRPVVVIGAGPIGLFVLLALRDAGAHVVVADLLASKRARAERLGAAGTFDPTAPDAVDAALALLGGPAAVVVDCVSRESSVAQAIDLVDKGGAVMIVGVAAGATPVRLDLIQDRELALIGNLMYVREDYAAAIDLLASGVVPIDEIITARYDFEQAADAFTASMDPENVKVVVSLQPSDATADLVGSSS is encoded by the coding sequence ATGGTGAACCCGCCGCAGCCGGGTGCCAACCGCCGCGTCGTCGTCAACGCGATCGACGACGTTCGGTTCGAGACGGTGCCCGAGGCGGCGCCTGCCGCCGGTGAGGTCCGCGTCCGCGGCACCGCGGTCGGCATCTGCGGCTCCGACACGCACGCGGCGTGCGGTCAGCACCCCTTCATCGACCTGCCGTACCGGCCGGGCCACGAGGTCATCGGCATCGTCGACGCGATCGGCGACGGCGTGGCGGACCGCTGGTTGGGCACCCGCGTCGTCGTCGAGCCGAACCTGGCCTGCGGCCACTGCGCGCAGTGCCGCGCGGGGCGCTACAACATCTGCCGGGAGCTTCTGGTACTCGGGTGCCAGACGCCGGGTGGGCTGGCCGACAGCTTCACCGTCGCCGCCGACCGGCTCGTGGCCCTGCATCCCGACCTCGACGACGATCACGCCATCCTCATCGAGCCGCTGGCCACCCCGGTCCACGCCGTGCGGCGGGCCGCCGAGGCGGTCGGAGACCTGCGTGACCGACCGGTCGTCGTCATCGGGGCGGGTCCCATCGGATTGTTCGTCCTGCTGGCCCTGCGCGATGCGGGCGCCCACGTCGTGGTGGCCGACCTGCTGGCGTCCAAGCGCGCGCGGGCCGAACGATTGGGCGCAGCAGGCACTTTCGACCCGACGGCACCCGACGCCGTGGACGCGGCGCTGGCGCTGCTCGGTGGGCCCGCCGCCGTCGTGGTCGACTGCGTCTCCCGCGAGAGTTCGGTCGCCCAGGCCATCGACCTCGTCGACAAGGGTGGGGCCGTCATGATCGTCGGCGTCGCGGCGGGGGCCACCCCCGTGCGGCTCGACCTGATCCAGGATCGCGAGCTGGCGCTGATCGGCAACCTCATGTACGTCCGCGAGGACTATGCGGCCGCGATCGACCTGCTGGCGTCCGGGGTGGTCCCGATCGACGAGATCATCACCGCCCGTTACGACTTCGAGCAGGCCGCCGACGCCTTCACCGCGTCGATGGATCCGGAGAACGTCAAGGTCGTCGTGTCGCTGCAGCCCAGTGATGCGACGGCGGATCTGGTGGGGAGTTCGTCGTGA
- a CDS encoding beta/alpha barrel domain-containing protein: protein MTALAAWHAGFAGLVAGSVYAAPDSRVAAAQTLAASGLDVHVDVMAASEGLPQGVSLAELQMISAVVDRERVGVHLIGSPDFVDAVLPKILALRPGVVFLPWRAFTGERVEAVHAAGGAAWIAVWREWDGLGEPRWPAHPDGVLVMLIEPGTRDRCRLDRLGLVTACTAMFSELPVAVDGGVTEEIAPLCAAAGVHQMIVGRALMTSERREAM, encoded by the coding sequence GTGACCGCGCTCGCGGCGTGGCACGCCGGCTTCGCGGGCCTCGTCGCCGGTTCGGTGTATGCCGCCCCCGACTCGCGGGTGGCGGCGGCGCAGACCCTGGCGGCCAGTGGACTCGACGTCCACGTCGACGTGATGGCCGCGTCCGAGGGCCTGCCCCAGGGCGTGAGTCTGGCTGAGCTGCAGATGATCTCGGCCGTCGTGGACCGCGAGCGGGTCGGCGTGCACCTGATCGGCTCACCCGACTTCGTCGACGCGGTGCTGCCCAAGATCCTGGCGCTACGGCCCGGCGTGGTGTTCCTGCCGTGGCGCGCGTTCACCGGCGAGCGGGTCGAGGCCGTCCACGCTGCGGGCGGCGCCGCCTGGATCGCGGTATGGCGGGAATGGGACGGGCTGGGGGAGCCGCGATGGCCGGCGCACCCCGACGGCGTCCTGGTGATGCTGATCGAGCCGGGCACCCGTGACCGATGCCGACTCGACCGGCTCGGCCTCGTCACCGCGTGCACCGCCATGTTCTCCGAGCTGCCCGTCGCCGTCGACGGCGGCGTCACCGAGGAGATCGCGCCGCTGTGCGCGGCCGCCGGTGTCCACCAGATGATCGTCGGCCGGGCGCTGATGACCTCCGAACGAAGGGAAGCGATGTGA